A portion of the Permianibacter fluminis genome contains these proteins:
- a CDS encoding DMT family transporter produces the protein MHTTSGRWQLGLLLSFCTALLWGVLPLALKNLLGQLDAVSITAFRFLTAAVIMALWLRWRGQGTRLAALRDRKVQWLFGIAVLGIVGNYVCYLISVDHISPAGAQTLIQMAPLLLLLGSVLLFHEPFGKGQWLGFAVFVAGLVLFFNQRIAALADNPGFVIGLLWMIVASITWAGYALAQKALLKTWPSPVIMFLIYVVASVLLLPFSQVSALPQLNVLGWALLLFACANTLLAYGAFAEALAHWEASRVSATLALTPLITIAAGAVLNHIVPGSVVLEPLNIWSYLGALMVVAGSMAAALLRK, from the coding sequence ATGCATACGACGTCCGGCCGCTGGCAGCTTGGTCTGCTGCTGTCTTTTTGTACTGCCCTGCTCTGGGGCGTGCTGCCCCTGGCGCTGAAGAACCTGCTCGGCCAGCTCGATGCGGTCAGCATCACCGCCTTCCGGTTTCTGACCGCCGCCGTGATCATGGCATTGTGGCTGCGCTGGCGCGGTCAGGGCACCAGGCTGGCCGCGCTGCGTGATCGCAAAGTTCAATGGCTATTCGGCATTGCCGTGCTCGGCATCGTCGGCAACTACGTCTGCTATCTGATTTCCGTCGATCACATCAGCCCGGCTGGCGCCCAGACCCTGATCCAGATGGCGCCACTGCTGCTGCTGCTCGGCAGCGTGCTGCTGTTCCATGAACCGTTCGGCAAAGGCCAGTGGCTGGGCTTTGCTGTATTCGTTGCCGGCTTGGTGCTGTTTTTCAACCAACGCATTGCCGCGCTCGCCGACAATCCCGGTTTTGTCATCGGCCTGCTGTGGATGATCGTCGCGTCAATAACCTGGGCCGGTTATGCACTGGCGCAAAAAGCCCTGCTGAAAACCTGGCCATCACCGGTCATCATGTTTCTGATTTACGTTGTTGCCAGCGTCCTCTTGCTGCCATTCAGTCAGGTCAGCGCACTGCCACAGCTCAATGTCCTCGGCTGGGCCTTGCTGCTGTTCGCCTGCGCCAACACGCTGTTGGCGTATGGCGCTTTCGCTGAAGCCCTGGCGCACTGGGAAGCCTCGCGCGTCAGCGCCACGTTGGCGCTAACACCGCTGATTACGATCGCCGCCGGCGCCGTGCTCAATCATATCGTTCCGGGCAGCGTAGTGCTGGAGCCACTCAATATCTGGAGTTATCTCGGCGCGTTAATGGTGGTGGCGGGGTCGATGGCGGCGGCGTTGTTGCGGAAGTAG
- a CDS encoding S9 family peptidase, with translation MAGMYGTTVTAEQLTLERLYQDPSLSGPVLQGAQFSPDGERITFLRATEGDRQDLWQYQTGSGEISQLVDASALTGGEENLSAEEQARRERQRVSGSGIVSYQWSPDGQSLLFPLAGQLYLYNVGQGSTTATGNGTRVLGNGGDITDVRFSSLGRYVSLVREQNLFVIDVQSGRERQLTVEGGGPVKFGMAEFVAQEEMDRDTGYWWSPNDQYLAFTRVDESAIGVEQRYEQGKDGLTIVSQRYPRAGKANAKVQLGVMDLLDGHINWIDLGKDDDIYLARVDWLPDSRQLAIQRQSRDQKKLDLIVHDTLTGRSQILISETSPTWVNLHSDLRFLKTRSQFVWASERSGFKHLYLYDRTGKLVKPLTEGPWQIEELKAIDEANNRVWFTGYADSAMELHLYSVSLDGGPIQKMTQGEGWHNTTVSDDGEFFLDNFSSPSQPPLVRVHRRDGSLATVLLDNTLNGSHPYAPYLSDDVQPTFGSIKSADGQDLYYRLYQPAKLEPGKKYPVIVDVYGGPHGARVQKSWDSRNAFWHKLMAQKGFFVFSLDNRGTNRRGVRFEAPIHRQLGAIEVADQQAGVAFLRSLPQVDGKRIGVFGWSYGGYMTLMMLMQAPQDFVAGVSVAPVTDWTLYDTHYTERYLGNPAENKDGYAKSAVMPYVDKLQGKLLLVHGMADDNVLFLNSAELINTLQRKNKPFELMLYPGSKHGITGRDLRLHLFSQITDFFQRQLGGPEPAAVTAGAN, from the coding sequence ATGGCAGGCATGTACGGAACCACGGTAACGGCCGAGCAGCTGACGCTGGAGCGGCTGTATCAAGATCCGTCGTTGTCCGGGCCGGTGCTGCAAGGCGCGCAGTTTTCGCCGGATGGCGAGCGCATCACGTTTTTGCGCGCGACCGAAGGCGACCGTCAGGATCTCTGGCAGTACCAGACCGGTAGCGGCGAAATCAGCCAGCTGGTTGATGCCAGCGCCCTGACCGGCGGCGAAGAAAACCTGTCGGCGGAAGAACAGGCACGGCGCGAGCGGCAACGGGTCAGTGGTTCGGGCATTGTCAGTTATCAATGGTCGCCGGATGGCCAGTCGCTGTTGTTCCCGCTTGCGGGTCAACTTTATCTGTACAACGTTGGGCAGGGCTCGACGACCGCAACCGGCAACGGCACCCGCGTGCTCGGCAATGGTGGCGATATCACCGATGTCCGGTTTTCCTCGCTCGGTCGTTATGTCTCGCTGGTGCGCGAGCAGAATTTGTTCGTCATCGATGTGCAAAGCGGACGCGAACGGCAATTGACCGTTGAAGGCGGCGGTCCGGTCAAATTCGGCATGGCCGAATTTGTTGCCCAGGAAGAGATGGATCGCGACACCGGTTACTGGTGGTCGCCCAATGATCAATACCTGGCGTTCACTCGCGTTGACGAGTCGGCGATTGGCGTCGAGCAGCGCTATGAACAAGGCAAGGACGGTTTGACCATCGTCAGCCAGCGCTATCCGCGTGCCGGCAAAGCCAATGCCAAGGTCCAGCTCGGAGTCATGGATTTGCTCGATGGCCATATCAACTGGATTGATCTGGGCAAAGATGACGACATCTATCTGGCGCGGGTGGATTGGTTGCCGGATTCGCGGCAGCTGGCCATTCAGCGGCAAAGCCGCGATCAGAAAAAACTGGATCTGATCGTGCACGACACCCTGACCGGTCGCAGCCAGATTTTGATCAGCGAGACCAGCCCGACCTGGGTCAATCTGCACAGTGATTTGCGTTTCCTGAAAACCCGGTCGCAGTTTGTCTGGGCCTCGGAGCGCAGCGGTTTCAAGCACCTGTATCTGTATGATCGCACCGGTAAACTGGTCAAGCCGTTGACCGAAGGGCCGTGGCAAATCGAAGAGCTGAAAGCCATCGATGAAGCCAATAACCGGGTCTGGTTCACCGGCTATGCCGACTCCGCGATGGAACTGCATCTGTACAGCGTATCGCTCGACGGCGGCCCGATTCAGAAAATGACCCAGGGTGAGGGCTGGCACAACACCACGGTGTCGGATGACGGCGAATTCTTTCTCGACAATTTCTCGTCACCGAGCCAGCCGCCGCTGGTGCGCGTGCATCGCCGCGATGGCTCGCTTGCCACCGTTCTGCTCGACAATACCTTGAATGGCAGCCATCCGTATGCGCCGTACCTGAGCGATGATGTCCAGCCAACGTTTGGCAGCATCAAGTCGGCCGATGGTCAGGATTTGTATTACCGGCTGTATCAGCCAGCCAAGCTGGAGCCGGGCAAAAAATATCCGGTGATTGTCGATGTCTATGGCGGTCCGCATGGTGCCCGGGTGCAGAAGAGCTGGGACAGTCGCAATGCCTTCTGGCACAAGCTGATGGCGCAGAAAGGCTTCTTTGTGTTCTCGCTGGACAATCGCGGCACCAATCGCCGCGGCGTCCGTTTCGAGGCGCCGATTCATCGTCAGTTGGGCGCCATTGAAGTGGCCGATCAGCAAGCCGGTGTGGCATTTTTGCGCAGCTTGCCGCAGGTTGATGGCAAGCGCATTGGTGTGTTCGGCTGGAGCTATGGTGGCTACATGACGCTGATGATGCTGATGCAGGCACCGCAGGATTTTGTCGCTGGCGTTTCGGTGGCACCGGTAACCGACTGGACCCTGTATGACACGCACTACACCGAGCGTTACCTCGGCAATCCGGCCGAGAACAAAGACGGCTACGCCAAGAGTGCGGTCATGCCTTATGTCGACAAATTGCAAGGCAAGCTGCTGCTGGTCCATGGCATGGCCGATGACAATGTGCTGTTCCTGAACTCGGCCGAGCTCATCAATACCTTGCAGCGCAAAAACAAACCGTTTGAATTGATGCTGTATCCGGGCAGCAAGCACGGCATCACCGGCCGCGATTTGCGCTTGCATCTGTTCAGCCAAATCACCGACTTCTTCCAGCGCCAGCTGGGCGGGCCCGAGCCGGCGGCTGTGACTGCCGGCGCAAATTGA
- a CDS encoding OmpA family protein, translated as MKLKLTLLTAAACGTLLLNGCTVNPYTGEQQASKAVKYGGIAAAVCGALGSRKDREHALKYAAICGVAGAGVGVYMDTQEAKLRQELEGTGVRVQRIGDEIKLVMPGNITFPTNESSIRDDFYPVLGSVAKVLAEYKDTTLAVSGHTDSTGKADYNQNLSQQRAQSVANYLRGQGVAGERLSARGYGSSMPIADNKTEAGRTANRRVELDLVPISK; from the coding sequence ATGAAACTGAAGCTGACACTACTGACAGCAGCCGCTTGCGGCACTCTGCTGTTGAACGGTTGCACCGTCAACCCGTATACCGGTGAGCAGCAGGCCAGCAAAGCGGTGAAATATGGCGGTATTGCCGCTGCCGTTTGCGGCGCACTCGGCAGCCGTAAAGATCGCGAGCATGCGCTGAAATACGCCGCCATTTGCGGTGTCGCCGGTGCCGGCGTCGGCGTTTACATGGATACCCAGGAAGCCAAGCTGCGTCAGGAACTGGAAGGCACTGGCGTGCGCGTCCAGCGCATTGGCGATGAAATCAAGTTGGTGATGCCGGGCAATATCACCTTCCCGACCAATGAGTCGTCGATTCGTGACGATTTTTATCCGGTGCTCGGTTCGGTGGCGAAAGTGCTGGCCGAATACAAGGACACCACGCTGGCGGTGTCGGGTCACACCGACAGCACCGGCAAAGCCGATTACAACCAGAACCTGTCGCAGCAGCGCGCACAAAGCGTCGCCAATTACCTGCGCGGTCAGGGCGTTGCCGGCGAGCGTCTGTCGGCGCGCGGTTATGGCAGCAGCATGCCGATTGCCGACAACAAGACCGAAGCCGGTCGCACCGCGAACCGCCGGGTCGAACTGGATCTGGTGCCGATCAGCAAGTGA
- a CDS encoding RDD family protein: MSESKPPVTTVVPSVSRSDLAPVTAPPPSPPPPDASFPEDPRQRVTPHAFLIAPHLLGKPLATPKARAWAIAIDFVLVALLSQVGSFLLAVALAVLSYQLISKRSQLTPLAQTRAGKLPIVLVALFVGWAFFSGLHLFNDDDEPDRSAEVASAAEELVAANVDADVAANTGADANVAPSQLAAERELSKLRAENKRLKAEATGFSVIETGKKMLDDIGFGFGWAAVYFSLLTAWWKGQTIGKRMLGIRVVQLNGRALSVWDCFNRYGGYAAGFATGLLGFAQVIWDDNRQAIHDKISFTVVVDENRS, from the coding sequence ATGAGTGAGTCAAAACCGCCGGTGACGACGGTGGTTCCCAGTGTCAGTCGTTCGGATCTGGCGCCAGTTACCGCGCCACCACCGTCACCGCCGCCACCTGATGCCAGCTTTCCTGAAGATCCGCGCCAGCGCGTGACACCGCATGCCTTTCTGATTGCGCCGCATCTGCTCGGCAAACCGCTGGCAACACCGAAAGCGCGCGCCTGGGCTATTGCCATCGATTTTGTTCTGGTCGCGTTGCTGAGTCAGGTCGGCAGTTTCCTGTTGGCGGTGGCGCTGGCGGTGCTGAGCTATCAGTTGATCAGCAAGCGCAGTCAGCTGACACCGCTGGCGCAAACCCGGGCCGGCAAGCTGCCGATTGTGTTGGTGGCGCTGTTCGTGGGCTGGGCGTTCTTTTCCGGGCTGCATCTCTTCAATGATGACGATGAACCGGATCGCAGCGCCGAAGTAGCCAGCGCAGCCGAAGAGCTGGTGGCGGCCAATGTCGATGCCGATGTGGCTGCCAATACCGGAGCTGATGCCAACGTCGCGCCATCGCAGCTGGCTGCCGAGCGTGAGCTGAGCAAATTACGGGCGGAGAACAAGCGCTTGAAGGCGGAAGCAACCGGCTTCAGCGTGATCGAAACGGGCAAAAAAATGCTCGACGATATCGGCTTCGGTTTTGGCTGGGCGGCCGTGTATTTTTCGCTGCTGACGGCGTGGTGGAAAGGCCAGACCATCGGCAAGCGCATGCTGGGCATCCGGGTGGTGCAGCTCAATGGCCGTGCACTGTCGGTGTGGGATTGCTTCAATCGCTATGGCGGCTATGCGGCCGGTTTTGCCACGGGTTTGCTTGGCTTCGCGCAAGTCATCTGGGATGACAACCGGCAAGCCATTCACGACAAAATCAGCTTTACGGTGGTCGTTGACGAAAACCGTAGTTGA
- a CDS encoding MAPEG family protein, protein MSIAYVCVAIAGLMPCLWVGYAKFAGRGYDNQAPREFLAALSGARQRAHWAQLNAFEAFPLFAAAVIIAQISGVEPSRVDALAIAFVLLRLAYGISYIGNRPTLRSLLWSLALLSVIALFVLTAQHQ, encoded by the coding sequence ATGAGCATTGCCTATGTCTGCGTCGCCATTGCCGGACTGATGCCCTGTCTCTGGGTGGGTTACGCCAAATTTGCCGGCCGCGGTTACGACAACCAGGCGCCGCGTGAGTTTTTGGCAGCGCTCTCTGGTGCCCGCCAACGCGCCCACTGGGCGCAGCTGAACGCGTTTGAGGCCTTCCCCTTGTTTGCCGCCGCCGTGATCATCGCCCAGATCAGCGGCGTCGAACCCAGCCGTGTCGATGCGCTGGCCATTGCGTTTGTGCTGCTGCGACTGGCGTATGGCATCAGCTACATCGGCAACCGGCCGACCCTGCGCTCACTGTTGTGGTCGCTGGCGCTGCTGAGCGTGATCGCGCTGTTCGTGCTGACGGCCCAGCATCAGTGA
- a CDS encoding TldD/PmbA family protein, which produces MQRRDFLKVSGLGAGVGLGASLLPAMSRAIAAEELLAPMATAFKKALADVALNAATKAGASYCDVRIGRYLQQFITTRDRSVEEVVNAESVGAGVRVVANGCYGFAATNVLSKEAIAAAALQAVAIAKANSRLQTEPVRLAAVKGVGDVFWQTPIKKDWRAVPIKEKAELLIAANNAGIEAGASFMRSQMFQINQQKYFASTDGSYIDQDVHRIWTPFTATAVDKATGKFRSRQALGSPVGRGYEWLDARAEDKLQAPGGVTTLYKHSYDLIEDARAAGRQAKEKLTAKSVEPGKYDLVLAPEHLFLTTHESVGHPLELDRVLGYEANYAGTSFATLDKWQSKKFQYGSKIVNFYGDKTEPGSLGAVAYDDEGVACKRWDLIKDGILVNYQATRDQVHMLGEKESHGCSYADSWSSIQFQRMPNVSLAPGKAKLTPDEMVKDVKKGIYILGRGSYSIDQQRYNFQFGGQLFYEIKDGKIGAMLEDVAYQANTQDFWNACSAICDERDWRMGGSFFDGKGQPGQVSAVSHGSATARFDGINVINTARKID; this is translated from the coding sequence ATGCAACGACGCGATTTTCTGAAGGTGTCCGGTCTTGGTGCGGGCGTGGGGCTCGGCGCGAGCTTGTTGCCGGCAATGAGCCGTGCCATTGCCGCGGAAGAGTTGCTGGCTCCGATGGCCACGGCGTTCAAGAAGGCGCTGGCCGATGTTGCCCTCAATGCTGCGACCAAGGCCGGCGCCAGCTACTGTGATGTCCGCATCGGCCGTTATCTGCAGCAGTTCATCACGACCCGTGACCGCAGCGTTGAAGAAGTGGTCAACGCCGAATCGGTTGGTGCCGGCGTGCGCGTGGTCGCCAATGGCTGCTACGGTTTTGCCGCGACCAATGTCCTGAGCAAGGAGGCGATTGCGGCGGCGGCGCTGCAGGCGGTGGCGATTGCCAAAGCCAACAGCCGCTTGCAGACCGAGCCGGTTCGCTTGGCAGCGGTCAAAGGCGTCGGCGACGTGTTCTGGCAGACACCGATCAAGAAAGACTGGCGCGCGGTACCCATCAAGGAAAAGGCCGAGTTGCTGATCGCGGCCAACAACGCCGGCATCGAGGCCGGTGCCAGCTTCATGCGCTCACAGATGTTCCAGATCAATCAGCAGAAATATTTTGCCTCGACTGACGGCTCTTACATCGATCAAGACGTGCACCGGATCTGGACGCCGTTCACCGCCACCGCCGTCGACAAAGCCACCGGCAAGTTTCGCAGCCGGCAAGCGCTGGGCTCACCGGTTGGCCGTGGTTACGAATGGCTCGATGCTCGTGCCGAGGACAAGCTGCAAGCGCCCGGTGGCGTCACCACGCTGTACAAGCACTCCTACGATCTCATTGAAGACGCGCGCGCAGCCGGCCGTCAGGCCAAGGAAAAACTGACCGCCAAATCGGTTGAGCCCGGCAAATACGATCTGGTGCTGGCGCCGGAGCATTTGTTCCTGACCACGCACGAATCGGTCGGTCACCCGCTCGAACTCGATCGTGTGCTCGGGTACGAAGCCAATTACGCCGGCACCAGTTTTGCCACGCTCGACAAATGGCAGAGCAAGAAATTTCAGTACGGTTCGAAAATCGTCAATTTCTACGGCGACAAGACCGAGCCGGGCTCGCTCGGTGCGGTGGCGTATGACGACGAAGGCGTGGCCTGCAAGCGCTGGGATTTGATCAAGGATGGCATTTTGGTGAATTACCAGGCCACGCGCGATCAAGTGCACATGCTGGGCGAAAAGGAATCGCATGGCTGCAGTTATGCCGACTCCTGGAGCAGCATCCAGTTTCAGCGCATGCCGAATGTGTCATTGGCGCCGGGCAAGGCCAAACTGACGCCGGACGAAATGGTCAAGGACGTCAAGAAAGGCATTTACATTCTCGGCCGCGGTTCCTATTCCATTGATCAGCAGCGTTACAACTTTCAGTTTGGTGGTCAGCTGTTCTACGAAATCAAGGACGGCAAAATCGGCGCCATGCTGGAAGACGTTGCCTATCAGGCCAATACCCAGGATTTCTGGAATGCCTGCAGCGCCATCTGTGATGAGCGCGATTGGCGCATGGGCGGTTCGTTCTTTGATGGCAAAGGCCAGCCGGGCCAGGTCAGTGCGGTTTCACATGGTTCAGCAACCGCGCGCTTCGATGGCATTAATGTGATTAATACCGCGCGCAAGATCGATTGA
- a CDS encoding TldD/PmbA family protein — protein sequence MERRDFLKITGIGVGTMMVPVMGRAIAAEELQAPMAVAFKKELADAALNAATKAGASYCDVRIGRYLQQFITTRDLNVENVVNTESLGAGVRVIANGCYGFAATNLLTKDAVAAAAQQAVAIAKANARLLSEPVRLAAVKGVGEVSWKTPIKKDWRNVPIKEKADLLIAANKAGLDAGASFMQSVMFQVNQQKYFASTDGSYIDQDVHRLWVPFFATAVDQASGKFRTRQSLGAPVGRGYEWLDARPEDKIQAAGGVTTLYKNSYDIIEDARAAGKQAKAKINAKSVEAGKYDLVLSPEHMYLTTHESVGHPLELDRVLGYEANYAGTSFATMDKWQSKKFQYGSKIVNLYADKIEPGSLGAVGYDDEGVTCKRWDLVKDGILVNYEAIRDQVHMLGEKESHGCCYADSWSSVQFQRMPNVSLAAGKAKLTPDEMVADVKKGIYIVGAGSFSIDQQRYNFQFGGQLFYEIKDGKIAGELEDVAYQANTQDFWNACTAICDDRDWRMGGSFFDGKGQPGQISAVSHGAATARFNGINVINTARKIG from the coding sequence ATGGAACGACGCGATTTTCTGAAAATCACCGGTATCGGTGTCGGCACGATGATGGTGCCGGTGATGGGCCGCGCCATTGCGGCGGAAGAATTGCAGGCGCCAATGGCGGTTGCGTTCAAGAAAGAACTGGCCGATGCCGCGCTCAATGCCGCGACCAAGGCCGGTGCGAGCTACTGCGATGTCCGCATCGGCCGCTACCTGCAGCAATTCATCACCACGCGCGATTTGAACGTTGAAAACGTCGTCAATACCGAATCGCTCGGTGCAGGTGTTCGTGTTATCGCCAATGGTTGCTACGGCTTTGCCGCGACCAATCTGCTGACCAAAGATGCAGTCGCTGCTGCAGCGCAGCAAGCCGTTGCCATCGCCAAAGCCAACGCCAGATTGCTGTCTGAGCCGGTTCGTCTTGCCGCCGTCAAAGGCGTCGGCGAAGTCAGCTGGAAAACGCCCATCAAGAAAGACTGGCGCAATGTGCCAATCAAGGAAAAAGCCGATCTGCTGATCGCGGCCAACAAAGCCGGTCTCGATGCCGGTGCCAGCTTCATGCAGTCGGTGATGTTCCAGGTCAACCAGCAAAAATATTTTGCCTCGACCGACGGCTCGTATATCGATCAAGACGTGCATCGGTTGTGGGTACCGTTCTTTGCTACCGCCGTTGATCAGGCGTCAGGCAAGTTCCGCACCCGGCAGTCGCTTGGCGCGCCAGTCGGCCGTGGTTACGAGTGGCTCGATGCCCGTCCGGAAGACAAGATTCAAGCGGCTGGCGGTGTCACCACGCTGTACAAGAATTCCTACGACATCATTGAAGATGCTCGTGCCGCCGGTAAACAGGCGAAAGCAAAAATCAATGCCAAATCGGTGGAAGCCGGCAAGTACGATCTGGTGCTGTCACCCGAGCACATGTACCTGACCACACATGAATCGGTCGGTCACCCGCTGGAGCTGGATCGCGTGCTCGGCTACGAAGCCAACTACGCCGGCACCAGTTTCGCGACCATGGACAAATGGCAAAGCAAGAAATTCCAGTACGGTTCCAAGATCGTCAATCTCTATGCCGACAAAATCGAACCGGGTTCGCTCGGCGCGGTGGGCTATGACGACGAAGGTGTGACCTGCAAGCGCTGGGATTTGGTCAAGGACGGCATTCTGGTCAACTACGAAGCCATTCGCGATCAGGTGCACATGCTAGGCGAAAAAGAATCACATGGCTGCTGCTACGCCGACTCGTGGTCGAGTGTGCAGTTCCAGCGCATGCCGAACGTGTCGCTGGCGGCCGGCAAAGCCAAGCTGACCCCGGATGAGATGGTTGCCGATGTCAAGAAAGGCATTTACATCGTCGGTGCCGGCTCGTTCTCGATCGATCAGCAGCGTTACAACTTCCAGTTTGGCGGTCAGCTGTTCTACGAAATCAAGGACGGCAAAATCGCTGGTGAGCTGGAAGATGTGGCTTACCAAGCCAACACTCAGGACTTTTGGAATGCCTGCACGGCAATCTGTGATGACCGTGACTGGCGCATGGGCGGTTCCTTCTTTGATGGCAAAGGCCAACCGGGTCAAATCAGTGCCGTTTCGCACGGCGCTGCCACCGCTCGTTTCAATGGCATCAATGTCATCAACACCGCGCGCAAAATTGGCTAA
- a CDS encoding TldD/PmbA family protein has product MSMMTEAEAKRICDKVLSLAKADQCEVQLTGGRTGNIRFARNTVSTSGIVDDIQLVVAVAYGKRQGTVTTNELDDAGLERAVRRAEELAKLAPENPEFMPAVAKQTYKPSNTFYESTANITAEQRAQAAADSLDPSRKNGLVAAGFLQDNAGFIAQANSNGVYGFQRQSGVDFTCTVRTEDGRGSGWVSKNVDDFSKMSTSLASEIAIAKAKQSVDAKALEPGRYTVILEPAAAAGIINFLVFGLDARQADEGRSFMSKKGGGNRIGEKFFDERVNLYSDPWHPDVPVLPWDGEGTARGRVDVVKNGVVNYLQYSRYWAKEKGVEAKAQPGNLIMEGGKASLEDMIKSTKKGILVTRTWYLRMVDPQSVLITGLTRDGTFYVENGRIMYPVKNFRFNESPVTMLNNLEELGKTERIAGDEAAVIMMIPPMKIRDFNFTSLSDAV; this is encoded by the coding sequence ATGAGCATGATGACCGAAGCAGAAGCCAAGCGCATTTGCGACAAGGTGCTGAGCCTGGCCAAAGCCGATCAATGCGAAGTGCAATTGACCGGTGGTCGCACCGGCAATATCCGGTTTGCCCGGAATACCGTCTCGACCAGCGGCATCGTCGATGATATTCAGTTGGTCGTCGCGGTTGCCTATGGCAAACGTCAGGGCACGGTGACCACCAACGAACTGGATGACGCGGGTCTGGAGCGCGCGGTTCGTCGCGCCGAAGAGCTGGCCAAACTGGCGCCGGAAAATCCGGAGTTCATGCCGGCGGTGGCCAAGCAGACCTACAAGCCGAGCAATACCTTTTACGAAAGCACTGCCAACATCACGGCGGAGCAGCGTGCACAAGCCGCTGCCGACAGTCTGGATCCGTCGCGCAAAAACGGTTTGGTTGCTGCGGGCTTCCTGCAGGACAACGCCGGCTTCATCGCTCAGGCCAACTCCAACGGGGTCTACGGTTTTCAACGGCAATCGGGCGTTGATTTCACCTGCACGGTGCGCACCGAAGACGGTCGCGGCTCGGGCTGGGTATCGAAGAACGTCGATGACTTCAGCAAGATGAGCACCAGTCTGGCCAGCGAGATTGCCATCGCCAAAGCCAAGCAATCGGTGGATGCCAAGGCACTGGAACCGGGTCGTTACACCGTGATTCTGGAGCCGGCCGCTGCCGCTGGCATCATCAACTTCCTGGTGTTCGGTCTCGACGCCCGGCAAGCCGATGAAGGCCGCTCGTTCATGAGCAAAAAAGGTGGCGGCAATCGCATTGGCGAGAAGTTCTTTGACGAACGCGTCAATCTGTACAGCGACCCGTGGCATCCGGATGTCCCGGTGTTGCCGTGGGACGGCGAAGGTACTGCCCGTGGCCGCGTTGATGTGGTCAAGAATGGCGTAGTCAATTACCTGCAGTATTCGCGCTACTGGGCGAAAGAGAAGGGCGTTGAAGCCAAAGCCCAACCGGGCAACCTGATCATGGAAGGCGGCAAAGCCAGCCTCGAAGACATGATCAAGTCGACCAAGAAAGGCATTCTGGTGACCCGCACCTGGTATCTGCGCATGGTCGATCCGCAGTCGGTGCTGATTACCGGTCTGACCCGCGACGGCACGTTCTATGTCGAGAACGGCAGGATCATGTACCCGGTGAAAAACTTCCGCTTCAACGAAAGCCCGGTCACGATGCTGAACAATCTGGAAGAACTCGGCAAAACCGAGCGCATCGCCGGTGACGAAGCCGCTGTCATCATGATGATTCCGCCGATGAAGATTCGCGACTTCAATTTCACGTCGCTGTCGGATGCGGTGTAA
- a CDS encoding DUF4159 domain-containing protein, whose translation MSAYDFYFTRLTYESGDWDVDQRMPSNILHSLVQYTTLRVDPVERIVALADPKMLEAPFCYLAGHKLVQFTKEERSNFAQYVRNGGFVLVDDCNHDIDGLFARSFEAQMQAIFGAGALKKLPNSHPLYHSFFQFDGPPATSVELNGWGDDLVHDYLRAIEQDCRIGVLYSNKDYGCEWDYDFRNKRWLAQDNTRFAVNIIMYALGG comes from the coding sequence ATGAGCGCCTACGACTTCTACTTCACAAGACTCACCTATGAATCCGGCGACTGGGATGTCGATCAGCGGATGCCGTCGAACATTCTGCATTCGCTGGTGCAGTACACGACTTTGCGGGTGGACCCGGTTGAGCGCATCGTGGCCTTGGCTGATCCGAAAATGCTGGAGGCGCCGTTCTGTTATCTCGCCGGCCACAAGCTGGTCCAGTTCACCAAGGAAGAGCGCAGTAATTTCGCCCAGTATGTCCGCAACGGCGGCTTTGTTCTGGTCGACGATTGCAATCACGACATCGATGGTCTGTTCGCCCGTTCATTTGAAGCACAGATGCAGGCGATATTTGGCGCGGGTGCGCTGAAGAAGCTGCCGAATTCACATCCGCTGTATCACAGTTTTTTCCAGTTTGATGGCCCGCCAGCAACCAGCGTCGAGCTCAATGGCTGGGGCGATGATCTGGTGCACGACTACCTGCGGGCGATCGAACAGGACTGCCGCATCGGCGTGCTGTACAGCAACAAGGATTACGGCTGCGAATGGGATTATGACTTTCGCAACAAACGTTGGCTGGCGCAGGACAACACGCGCTTTGCCGTCAATATCATCATGTATGCGCTCGGAGGTTGA